From a single Nostoc edaphicum CCNP1411 genomic region:
- a CDS encoding ShlB/FhaC/HecB family hemolysin secretion/activation protein: MIRRTLVRNQPEVGKFAGKLRIFPGCLTLSFAIAAVLCNYQNATAQTPNPQTLPPGRLEDIPETPLPLDVLPKPPDNNQLLPSPQLPNQPIWEQGDPNTRFRVDRIEVLGSTVFKAEQFTAITDPFVGRELTFAELLQVRDAITKLYTDKGYVTTGALITPQTVEAGVIKIQVIEGTVQEIKIIGNRRLHSQYIRDRIQLGTGKPLNIPRLLEKLQLLRLDPRIQNLSAELQTGLQLGTNVLQVEVEEAETFKLTANLDNGRSPSVGSFRRGVDLQEANLLGLGDTLSVGYANTDGSNTVNVNYALPINARNGTVSFGFSQGWNRVIEKPFNVLDIQSNSRSYELGYRQPLLQKTTQELAIGLSFSRQESQTELGIDNIGPFKLSAGADANGKTNISALRFFQEYTQRSNQYVFAARSQLSFGVDWFDANVSDNEPDSRFFAWRGQAQWVRQLAPDTLFLARGDFQLAADSLVPLEQFGLGGQLSVRGYRQDALLTDNGLLLSAEFRVPIVRAKKIGGLLQLTPFIEVGKGWNVKGENPSPSTLLSTGLGLLWKQGDDFSARLDWGIPLISVDGERRSLQENGLYFSVRYSPF, from the coding sequence ATGATTAGAAGAACCTTGGTTAGAAATCAGCCAGAGGTAGGCAAGTTCGCGGGCAAACTGAGGATTTTTCCTGGATGTCTAACACTTAGCTTTGCGATCGCAGCAGTATTATGCAACTATCAAAATGCGACTGCCCAGACTCCCAATCCTCAGACATTACCCCCAGGTCGATTAGAGGATATTCCTGAGACTCCTTTACCGTTAGATGTACTACCCAAGCCACCAGACAACAATCAATTGCTTCCATCCCCACAACTACCGAATCAGCCAATTTGGGAACAGGGTGACCCTAATACCAGATTTCGGGTTGATCGCATTGAAGTTTTGGGCAGTACAGTCTTCAAAGCAGAACAGTTTACCGCTATCACAGATCCCTTTGTGGGAAGAGAACTGACCTTTGCTGAGTTGTTGCAAGTTAGAGATGCCATCACAAAGCTATACACTGATAAAGGCTATGTAACCACGGGGGCGTTGATTACACCGCAGACAGTAGAAGCTGGGGTGATCAAAATTCAGGTGATCGAAGGCACTGTGCAAGAAATCAAGATTATCGGTAATAGACGATTGCATAGTCAATACATTCGCGATCGCATCCAACTTGGTACTGGCAAACCGTTAAACATACCGCGCTTACTAGAAAAACTACAACTACTCCGTCTCGATCCGCGGATTCAAAACCTGTCAGCCGAGTTGCAAACAGGACTGCAACTGGGAACCAATGTTTTGCAAGTTGAGGTTGAAGAAGCAGAAACTTTTAAACTGACAGCAAATCTGGATAATGGGCGATCGCCCAGTGTCGGCAGTTTTCGCCGGGGAGTGGATCTGCAAGAAGCCAATTTATTGGGCTTGGGCGATACTCTGAGTGTAGGATACGCCAATACCGATGGCAGTAATACAGTTAATGTCAATTACGCACTGCCGATTAATGCCCGTAATGGCACCGTATCCTTCGGTTTTAGCCAAGGATGGAATCGCGTGATTGAAAAGCCATTCAACGTTCTTGATATCCAGTCAAATAGCCGTTCTTACGAATTGGGCTATCGGCAACCACTGCTGCAAAAAACAACCCAAGAATTGGCGATCGGGCTGTCATTTTCGCGCCAGGAAAGCCAAACTGAGTTGGGTATTGATAACATTGGGCCGTTTAAACTCTCCGCTGGTGCAGATGCAAACGGAAAAACCAATATTTCGGCTCTGCGCTTTTTTCAAGAATATACCCAGCGAAGTAACCAGTATGTATTTGCAGCGCGCTCGCAATTAAGCTTTGGTGTAGATTGGTTCGATGCAAATGTCAGTGATAATGAACCAGATAGCCGCTTTTTCGCATGGCGGGGACAGGCGCAGTGGGTGCGGCAATTAGCACCAGATACTCTATTTTTAGCTAGGGGCGATTTCCAATTGGCAGCAGATTCCCTAGTGCCTTTGGAGCAATTTGGTCTTGGTGGACAGCTAAGTGTACGAGGCTATCGCCAAGATGCATTACTCACAGATAATGGTCTGTTATTATCCGCAGAATTTCGAGTACCTATTGTCCGCGCTAAGAAGATTGGCGGGTTGCTACAACTGACACCCTTCATTGAAGTCGGCAAAGGCTGGAATGTTAAGGGCGAAAATCCATCACCAAGTACACTTCTTAGTACTGGGTTAGGGCTATTGTGGAAACAGGGCGATGACTTCTCAGCCCGCCTAGATTGGGGCATTCCTCTGATCTCAGTGGATGGTGAAAGGCGATCGCTCCAAGAAAATGGGCTGTACTTTTCGGTACGCTATTCACCATTTTGA